From a single Leclercia sp. AS011 genomic region:
- a CDS encoding polyprenyl synthetase family protein produces the protein MTLSHEDDVKMLLSAFEQRLEQLLPEGEQEGQVYAAMRESMLVAGKRMRPLLLLLAATDMGYKTEQTGLLDLACAIEMVHVASLILDDMPCMDNAMLRRGRPTVHYQYGENVAILAAVALLSHAFCVISRAPSLTHEARARAIAELSASVGHMGLVQGQFRDLNEARQSRNADEILLTNELKTSSLFNATLQLAAIAADAPPQVSERLRFFARDLGQAFQLIDDLTDGSTANGKDPHQDKDKSTLVAVLGAESVFLRLREHVRSADQHIATACQPGNTARYYVHVWFEKQLMLISQSLSLSLSECQ, from the coding sequence CTGTCTGCGTTTGAACAGCGTCTGGAACAACTCTTGCCCGAGGGAGAGCAGGAGGGCCAGGTCTATGCGGCCATGCGTGAATCCATGCTTGTCGCCGGCAAGCGGATGCGCCCGCTGTTGTTGCTGCTGGCAGCAACGGATATGGGCTACAAAACCGAGCAGACCGGTCTTCTGGACCTGGCCTGCGCCATTGAGATGGTCCACGTCGCCTCCCTGATCCTGGACGACATGCCGTGCATGGACAACGCCATGCTCAGACGCGGGCGGCCAACGGTTCACTATCAGTACGGTGAAAACGTGGCGATCCTGGCGGCGGTGGCCCTGCTGAGTCACGCTTTCTGCGTGATCTCCCGCGCGCCTTCCCTGACGCACGAGGCAAGAGCGCGGGCGATTGCTGAGCTCTCGGCCTCGGTGGGGCATATGGGGCTGGTGCAGGGGCAGTTTCGCGATCTCAATGAGGCCCGCCAGAGCCGCAATGCCGATGAGATCCTGCTCACCAATGAGTTGAAAACCAGTAGCCTGTTCAATGCCACCCTGCAGCTGGCGGCCATCGCGGCCGATGCGCCGCCTCAGGTGAGCGAACGTCTGCGCTTTTTCGCCCGCGATCTCGGCCAGGCCTTCCAGCTGATTGATGACCTGACGGACGGCTCAACGGCCAACGGCAAAGATCCCCATCAGGATAAAGATAAATCGACGCTGGTCGCCGTGCTGGGGGCAGAAAGCGTGTTCCTGCGGCTGCGCGAGCATGTGCGCAGCGCCGATCAACATATTGCCACCGCCTGTCAGCCGGGAAATACCGCCCGCTACTATGTCCACGTCTGGTTTGAAAAACAGCTGATGCTTATCAGCCAGAGCCTGTCGTTATCCCTGTCGGAGTGTCAATGA
- the crtY gene encoding lycopene beta-cyclase CrtY has protein sequence MAHEWDLILAGGGLANGLIALRLWQQRPELRVLLLEADDLPGGNHTWSFHEGDITPGQHQWIAPLIAHRWQGYDVRFPDLNRTLAGEYLSITSARFAAVLTEAADLNLHTHAVVTALTPETVTLADGTRFQARAVIDGRGYTPDRHLNTGSQSFLGQEWRLRQPHGLTRPILMDATVNQQDGYRFVYTLPLSATELLIEDTHYIDAAELHLSAARQHIADYARQQGWCLASLIREEQGHLPIMLGGDFPAYWQAREPQPCSGLRAGLFHATTGYSLPHAVALAEAIANTAEISAAAIFAVIHRYARRQWHAQRFFRALNRMLFLAGDADKRWQVMQRFYSLNEGLIARFYAGQLTLADKARILAGKPPVPVGEAMLAVLKLTPRMRAFHHE, from the coding sequence ATGGCGCACGAATGGGATCTTATATTAGCGGGCGGAGGGCTGGCGAACGGCCTGATCGCGCTGCGGCTGTGGCAACAGCGCCCGGAGCTGCGGGTGCTGCTCCTCGAAGCCGACGACCTGCCAGGGGGGAATCATACCTGGTCCTTTCATGAAGGTGACATTACCCCCGGCCAGCATCAGTGGATTGCCCCTTTAATTGCGCATCGCTGGCAGGGGTACGACGTCCGCTTTCCCGACCTCAACCGGACCCTTGCCGGAGAGTATCTCAGCATCACCTCCGCGCGTTTTGCCGCCGTGCTGACCGAGGCCGCTGATTTGAACCTCCACACTCACGCCGTCGTGACCGCACTCACCCCGGAGACGGTGACGCTTGCCGACGGTACCCGGTTCCAGGCCCGGGCGGTGATTGATGGCCGGGGCTACACGCCGGACAGGCACCTCAACACCGGCAGCCAGTCATTCCTCGGCCAGGAGTGGCGTCTGCGCCAGCCGCACGGCCTGACCCGGCCGATACTGATGGACGCCACGGTCAATCAGCAGGATGGATACCGTTTTGTCTATACCCTCCCGCTTTCTGCCACCGAACTGCTGATCGAAGATACCCACTACATTGACGCCGCCGAACTGCATCTCAGCGCCGCGCGGCAGCACATTGCTGACTATGCCCGCCAGCAGGGCTGGTGCCTGGCGAGCCTGATTCGGGAAGAGCAGGGCCATCTGCCGATTATGCTGGGGGGCGATTTCCCGGCCTACTGGCAGGCGCGGGAGCCGCAGCCGTGCAGCGGCCTGCGCGCCGGGCTGTTTCACGCCACCACCGGCTACTCGTTGCCGCACGCGGTGGCGCTGGCCGAGGCCATCGCCAACACCGCGGAGATTAGCGCGGCGGCGATCTTTGCCGTTATTCATCGCTATGCCCGCCGCCAGTGGCATGCGCAGCGTTTTTTCCGCGCCCTGAACCGCATGCTGTTCCTGGCGGGAGATGCCGATAAACGCTGGCAGGTGATGCAGCGTTTTTACTCTCTTAACGAAGGGCTGATTGCCCGCTTTTACGCCGGGCAACTGACCCTGGCCGATAAAGCGCGGATCCTGGCAGGTAAGCCCCCCGTTCCCGTTGGCGAAGCGATGCTCGCCGTACTGAAACTCACTCCCCGGATGCGAGCGTTTCACCATGAATAA
- a CDS encoding phytoene desaturase, with translation MNKTVIIGAGFGGLALAIRLQAQGIATLLLEQRDKPGGRAYVYQDKGFTFDAGPTVITDPSAIEELFTLAGKRMADYVDLLPVTPFYRLCWETGEVFDYDNVQTRLEEQIRRFNPRDVEGYRKFHAYSREVFNEGYLKLGTVPFLSFRDMLRAAPQLTRLQAWRSVYGMVSRFIENEQLRQAFSFHSLLVGGNPFATSSIYTLIHALEREWGVWFARGGTGALVQGLVKLYQDLGGELRLNAEVTRLVAEGDHIRAVELKDGQTIPTAAVASNADVVHTYEKLLGHHPAGAARAASLKRKRMSNSLFVLYFGLNKQHHLAHHTVCFGPRYKELIDDIFNKNALADDFSLYLHAPCVTDPSLAPPGCGSYYVLAPVPHLGTADLDWDVEGPRLRDRIFAYLEAHYMPGLRSQLVTHRIFTPFDFRDQLGAHLGSAFSVEPILRQSAWFRPHNRDSRIPNLYLVGAGTHPGAGIPGVIGSAKATAGLMLEALSR, from the coding sequence ATGAATAAAACAGTGATTATTGGTGCCGGTTTTGGCGGACTAGCGCTGGCCATTCGGCTGCAGGCGCAGGGCATTGCCACCCTTCTGCTGGAGCAGCGGGACAAGCCCGGCGGACGCGCGTACGTTTATCAGGATAAAGGATTCACCTTTGACGCCGGACCGACGGTGATCACCGATCCCAGCGCCATCGAAGAGCTGTTTACCCTCGCCGGAAAGCGGATGGCGGATTATGTCGATCTGCTGCCGGTCACGCCGTTCTATCGCCTGTGCTGGGAGACGGGCGAGGTGTTTGATTACGACAATGTGCAGACCCGGCTGGAGGAGCAGATCAGACGCTTCAACCCGCGCGATGTGGAGGGGTACCGCAAGTTTCACGCCTACTCGCGGGAGGTGTTTAACGAGGGCTATCTCAAGCTCGGTACGGTGCCGTTTCTCTCTTTCCGCGATATGCTCCGCGCCGCGCCGCAGCTCACCCGCCTGCAGGCCTGGCGCAGCGTCTACGGCATGGTCTCGCGCTTTATCGAGAATGAGCAGCTGCGGCAGGCGTTCTCCTTTCATTCCCTGCTGGTGGGGGGTAACCCTTTTGCCACCTCGTCCATTTACACCCTGATCCACGCCCTTGAGCGGGAGTGGGGCGTCTGGTTTGCCCGGGGCGGAACCGGGGCGCTGGTGCAGGGGCTGGTGAAGCTCTATCAGGATCTCGGCGGCGAGCTGCGGCTGAATGCCGAAGTGACCCGGCTGGTGGCCGAGGGCGACCACATTCGCGCCGTGGAGCTAAAAGACGGCCAGACCATCCCGACCGCCGCGGTGGCCTCCAACGCCGACGTGGTGCATACCTATGAGAAGCTGCTGGGGCATCATCCGGCGGGGGCGGCGCGGGCGGCATCGCTCAAGCGCAAGCGGATGAGTAATTCCCTGTTTGTGCTCTATTTTGGCCTGAACAAGCAGCACCATCTGGCGCACCACACCGTCTGTTTCGGGCCACGCTACAAAGAACTGATCGACGACATCTTTAATAAAAACGCCCTGGCGGACGATTTTTCCCTCTATCTGCACGCCCCCTGCGTCACCGATCCCTCCCTGGCACCGCCGGGGTGCGGCAGCTATTACGTGTTAGCCCCGGTGCCCCACCTGGGCACTGCGGATCTCGACTGGGACGTGGAGGGGCCGCGCCTGCGCGACCGGATTTTTGCTTATCTGGAAGCCCACTACATGCCGGGGCTGCGCAGCCAGCTGGTGACCCACCGCATCTTCACCCCCTTCGATTTTCGTGACCAGTTGGGAGCTCATCTGGGCTCCGCCTTCTCTGTCGAACCGATCCTGCGCCAGAGCGCCTGGTTCCGGCCGCACAATCGCGACAGCCGGATCCCCAACCTTTACCTGGTCGGAGCGGGAACCCATCCGGGCGCGGGTATTCCCGGGGTGATCGGGTCGGCCAAAGCCACCGCAGGGCTGATGCTGGAGGCGCTCTCCCGATGA
- a CDS encoding sterol desaturase family protein — protein MLALYNTAIVLLTVAAMELVAALAHKYIMHGWGWGWHESHHEPRTHWFEVNDLYAVVFAVLAIVLIALGTWGLWPLQWIGAGMTAYGALYFMVHDGLVHQRWPFRYIPRRGYLKRLYLAHRLHHAVRGKEECVSFGFLYAPPVEKLQATLRQRKARNAASADAARARPDAVPASQNEK, from the coding sequence ATGCTCGCGTTGTACAACACCGCAATCGTGCTATTAACCGTTGCCGCCATGGAGTTAGTCGCCGCCCTTGCGCATAAGTACATCATGCACGGCTGGGGGTGGGGATGGCATGAATCACATCACGAGCCGCGCACCCATTGGTTTGAGGTGAACGATCTCTACGCGGTGGTGTTCGCCGTGCTGGCGATAGTGCTGATTGCGCTGGGGACATGGGGTCTGTGGCCGCTACAGTGGATTGGGGCCGGGATGACGGCTTACGGCGCGCTCTACTTTATGGTGCACGACGGGCTGGTGCATCAGCGCTGGCCGTTCCGCTATATCCCGCGTCGGGGATACCTCAAGCGCCTGTATCTGGCGCACCGCCTGCACCACGCGGTGCGGGGCAAAGAGGAGTGCGTCTCCTTTGGTTTTCTGTATGCGCCGCCGGTTGAAAAATTGCAGGCGACGCTACGCCAGCGCAAGGCGCGTAATGCGGCTAGCGCGGACGCTGCCAGAGCCCGGCCGGACGCGGTGCCGGCGTCGCAAAACGAGAAGTGA
- the fni gene encoding type 2 isopentenyl-diphosphate Delta-isomerase, whose product MSSLSQRKSDHLDIVLNGAPGAKKCTNGFEKWRFGHCALPELHLDDIDLTTRLLGRTLNAPLLISSMTGGTRRASQINQHLALAAQALGLAMGVGSQRVALESEANYGLTRELRSVAPDVVLMANLGAAQIAGRQGLDYARRAVETLSADALIIHLNPLQEALQHGGDRNWCGVIAAIQQTVEALHVPVVVKEVGNGISVPVARQLAAAGVAMLDVAGAGGTSWAAVEGERAVTAHDRAVAMAFADWGIPTATALQDLHQALPDMPLVASGGIANGIEVAKAIRLGASLGGQAAGVLQSALISPEAVIDHFQVIIDQLRVACFCTGSANLAQLRQAPLVAQT is encoded by the coding sequence ATGAGCAGCCTGTCGCAACGTAAAAGCGATCATCTCGATATCGTACTGAACGGCGCACCCGGCGCAAAAAAGTGTACCAACGGCTTTGAAAAATGGCGCTTCGGCCACTGCGCGCTGCCCGAACTGCATCTGGATGATATCGATCTCACGACCAGGCTGTTGGGTCGCACCCTGAATGCGCCGCTGCTGATCAGCTCCATGACCGGTGGCACCCGCCGGGCAAGCCAGATCAATCAGCATCTGGCCCTCGCCGCGCAGGCGCTGGGGCTGGCGATGGGGGTGGGATCCCAGCGCGTGGCGCTGGAGAGCGAGGCAAATTATGGCCTGACGCGCGAGCTACGATCCGTTGCCCCGGACGTGGTGCTGATGGCCAACCTGGGTGCAGCGCAAATCGCTGGCCGCCAGGGCCTCGACTATGCCAGACGCGCCGTAGAGACGCTTTCGGCAGATGCGCTGATTATCCACCTCAACCCGCTGCAGGAGGCGCTACAGCATGGCGGGGATCGCAACTGGTGCGGAGTGATCGCCGCCATTCAGCAGACCGTCGAGGCGCTGCACGTCCCGGTGGTGGTTAAAGAGGTGGGCAACGGGATTTCGGTACCGGTTGCCCGTCAGCTGGCCGCGGCGGGGGTGGCGATGCTGGATGTCGCCGGCGCAGGCGGCACCAGCTGGGCGGCAGTAGAGGGCGAACGCGCCGTCACTGCCCACGACCGGGCGGTGGCGATGGCCTTTGCCGACTGGGGGATCCCTACTGCGACGGCCTTACAGGATCTGCATCAGGCCCTGCCCGACATGCCGCTGGTGGCCTCGGGCGGGATCGCCAACGGTATCGAGGTGGCTAAAGCGATCCGCCTGGGTGCCAGCCTGGGGGGGCAGGCGGCCGGGGTGCTGCAAAGCGCGTTAATCTCCCCCGAGGCGGTCATCGATCATTTCCAGGTGATCATCGACCAGCTGCGCGTCGCCTGTTTCTGCACCGGGAGCGCCAATCTGGCGCAGCTGCGTCAGGCCCCGCTGGTGGCCCAGACCTGA
- the crtB gene encoding 15-cis-phytoene synthase CrtB — translation MNTSLMDHAIDTIAVGSKSFATAAKLFDPATRRSVLMLYAWCRYCDDVIDGQELGFNVTPVDSTLPEQRLEMLKNQTLRAWEGGEMSEPAFAAFQEVALGHNIPLQLAYDHLDGFAMDVRETHYETFDDTLQYCYRVAGVVGLMMARVMGVRDEAVLDRACDLGLAFQLTNIARDIVEDARVGRCYLPARWLAEEGIPADALERAEMRPKLARLAYRLVAEAEPYYASARAGLAGLPLRSAWAIASAHGVYREIGIKVSAAGSRAWERRQGTSAIEKSGLLLKGAGQALTSRFATPAPRPAGLWQRPR, via the coding sequence ATGAACACCTCCCTGATGGATCACGCGATCGACACTATCGCCGTGGGCTCGAAAAGCTTTGCCACCGCGGCGAAGCTCTTCGATCCGGCCACCCGGCGCAGCGTGCTGATGCTCTACGCCTGGTGCCGCTATTGCGACGACGTGATCGACGGCCAGGAGCTGGGGTTTAACGTCACGCCCGTGGACAGCACCCTGCCAGAACAGCGGCTGGAGATGCTCAAAAATCAGACCCTGCGCGCGTGGGAAGGAGGCGAAATGAGCGAACCCGCTTTCGCCGCCTTTCAGGAGGTAGCCCTCGGCCACAACATCCCGCTCCAGCTGGCTTACGACCATCTTGATGGCTTTGCCATGGACGTGCGCGAGACCCATTACGAGACCTTCGATGACACCCTGCAGTACTGCTATCGTGTGGCGGGGGTGGTGGGGCTGATGATGGCCCGGGTGATGGGCGTGCGTGATGAAGCCGTGCTCGACCGTGCCTGTGATTTAGGCCTGGCGTTTCAGCTGACCAATATCGCCAGGGATATCGTGGAGGATGCCCGGGTGGGCCGCTGTTATCTGCCCGCCCGGTGGCTGGCAGAGGAGGGTATCCCGGCTGATGCGCTTGAGCGCGCTGAGATGCGCCCGAAGCTGGCCCGGCTGGCCTACCGGCTGGTGGCGGAAGCCGAACCCTATTACGCCTCTGCCCGCGCGGGGCTGGCCGGGCTGCCCCTGCGATCCGCCTGGGCGATTGCCTCGGCGCATGGGGTGTACCGTGAGATTGGCATTAAGGTGAGCGCGGCGGGTTCCCGCGCCTGGGAAAGACGGCAGGGAACCAGCGCGATTGAGAAATCAGGATTACTGCTGAAAGGCGCCGGGCAGGCGCTCACTTCTCGTTTTGCGACGCCGGCACCGCGTCCGGCCGGGCTCTGGCAGCGTCCGCGCTAG